From one Ptychodera flava strain L36383 unplaced genomic scaffold, AS_Pfla_20210202 Scaffold_74__1_contigs__length_588402_pilon, whole genome shotgun sequence genomic stretch:
- the LOC139128851 gene encoding uncharacterized protein, protein MIKIFSDSKLIGIVCQGHHGNGFVSSGRITLEMHISDANQNEKGFKGIYTLFYMSDEDGKCRNENDYRCENGRCISEYLRDDYLDHCDHHGKASCLKSASVVLVSLIMFILVDDLQF, encoded by the exons ATGATAAAGATCTTCAGTGATAGTAAACTGATTGGCATAGTGTGCCAGGGGCATCATGGGAATGGCTTCGTCTCAAGCGGCAGAATTACACTTGAAATGCACATCAGTGACGCTAATCAAAACGAAAAGGGATTCAAAGGAATCTATACACTGTTCTACATGTCAG ATGAAGATGGAAAGTGCAGGAATGAAAACGACTACCGGTGCGAAAATGGACGGTGTATCTCCGAATATCTCAGAGATGACTATCTTGACCACTGTGATCACCATGGGAAAGCCTCGTGCCTTAAAAGTGCTTCAGTCG TACTGGTATCGTTGATTATGTTTATTCTGGTCGATGATTTGCAGTTTTGA